A region from the Lentimonas sp. CC4 genome encodes:
- a CDS encoding SDR family oxidoreductase encodes MKILVVGASGQIGRRLVPKLIDDGHQVEVCLRNQAHAPEFERMHASVRFADLEGDLGTLCAGVDCVIFTAGSGGSTGKDKTLTVDLWGAIQCIRASEAAGVKRFVMISALKASEPNRGSDALKPYLVAKHAADEILKHSTLNYSILRPGRLTDSTDSRPVRVFHESETADYAGSISRANVAEFIRQHLRSVERNVILDLIESVD; translated from the coding sequence ATGAAAATACTAGTCGTCGGAGCCAGTGGCCAGATCGGCCGACGACTGGTGCCAAAGCTCATCGACGACGGGCACCAAGTTGAGGTCTGTCTTCGCAACCAAGCACACGCACCCGAATTTGAGCGAATGCATGCATCAGTCAGGTTCGCCGATCTGGAAGGCGACCTCGGCACACTTTGCGCAGGCGTCGACTGCGTCATCTTTACCGCAGGGTCTGGCGGATCGACAGGCAAAGACAAAACACTGACCGTCGATCTCTGGGGCGCGATACAATGCATTCGAGCAAGCGAGGCAGCCGGAGTGAAACGCTTCGTAATGATCAGTGCATTGAAAGCATCCGAACCGAACCGCGGCAGTGATGCCCTCAAGCCCTACCTCGTAGCAAAGCACGCTGCGGATGAAATCCTCAAACACAGCACACTCAATTACAGCATCCTTCGCCCCGGCAGACTCACCGACAGCACAGACAGTCGACCGGTTCGAGTATTTCACGAATCTGAAACAGCGGACTATGCAGGCTCCATTTCGCGCGCCAACGTCGCAGAATTTATTCGGCAACACCTGCGAAGCGT